A stretch of Paludisphaera borealis DNA encodes these proteins:
- a CDS encoding aspartate aminotransferase family protein — protein MAAAGAVPDLITAAQTSEEAFLRQIFVRDQMAEWSKQPLIMARADGVYYWDVAGKRYLDALSGIYVASVGHNNRRVIDAIRAQLDVLTFSPPMHGTNPLAVQLANMLAELAPGDLSTVKFETGGAEVTEAAIKLARQYHKLTGSPGKYKIISRYQSWHGSTLGALSASGLKSRKTVNEPMAPGFLHVFPPTCYRCPFGKEYPDCDITCATLIESVIDMEDPATVAAIMVEPIGHTGGIIDPPEEYLPILREICDRHNILLIFDEIITGIGRTGQMFAAETFGVTPDILCIAKGMSGGYAPISAMICRRPIADAFWGPIATNPGFVEGHTFEGNPISCAAGIAVLSEIIERDLLANARERGSQLRRRFEELASKHRVIGDIRGKGLFLGIEFVRDVDTKERFPDATALGVKVGRRALEHGMLCRFDPHWIAFGPPLIVTAEQIDAMIAVLDRSLGEILAEEGIEAGR, from the coding sequence ATGGCCGCAGCCGGCGCCGTACCCGATCTGATCACCGCCGCCCAGACCTCGGAGGAGGCGTTCCTCCGCCAGATTTTCGTCCGCGACCAGATGGCCGAGTGGTCGAAGCAGCCGCTCATCATGGCCAGGGCCGACGGCGTCTATTACTGGGACGTCGCCGGCAAGCGGTACCTCGACGCGCTTTCGGGCATTTACGTCGCCTCGGTCGGCCACAACAACCGCCGCGTGATCGACGCCATCCGCGCCCAGCTCGACGTCCTGACCTTCTCGCCCCCCATGCACGGCACGAACCCGCTCGCCGTGCAACTGGCCAACATGCTGGCCGAACTCGCGCCCGGCGACCTCTCGACGGTCAAGTTCGAGACCGGCGGGGCTGAAGTCACCGAAGCGGCGATCAAGCTGGCCAGGCAGTACCACAAGCTGACCGGCTCGCCCGGCAAGTACAAGATCATCAGCCGCTACCAGTCGTGGCACGGCTCGACCCTGGGCGCGCTCTCGGCCTCGGGCCTGAAGTCGCGCAAGACCGTGAACGAGCCGATGGCCCCGGGCTTCCTGCACGTCTTTCCGCCGACCTGCTACCGCTGCCCGTTCGGCAAGGAATACCCCGATTGCGACATCACGTGCGCGACGCTCATCGAGTCGGTCATCGATATGGAAGACCCGGCCACGGTCGCGGCGATCATGGTCGAGCCGATCGGCCACACGGGCGGAATCATCGACCCTCCCGAGGAGTATCTGCCGATCCTCCGGGAGATCTGCGACCGCCACAACATCCTCTTGATCTTCGACGAGATCATCACGGGGATCGGTCGCACGGGGCAGATGTTCGCGGCCGAGACGTTCGGCGTGACGCCCGACATCCTGTGCATCGCCAAGGGGATGAGCGGCGGCTACGCGCCGATCTCGGCGATGATCTGCCGCCGCCCGATCGCCGACGCCTTCTGGGGGCCGATCGCGACCAATCCGGGGTTTGTCGAAGGCCACACGTTCGAGGGCAACCCGATCTCGTGCGCGGCCGGAATCGCCGTGCTTAGCGAGATCATTGAACGCGACCTGCTCGCCAACGCACGCGAGCGCGGCTCGCAGCTCCGTCGTCGGTTCGAGGAGCTGGCGAGCAAGCACCGTGTGATCGGCGACATTCGTGGCAAAGGGCTGTTCCTCGGCATCGAATTCGTCCGCGACGTCGATACCAAGGAACGCTTCCCCGACGCGACGGCCCTCGGCGTGAAGGTCGGCCGGCGAGCCCTCGAACACGGCATGCTCTGCCGGTTCGACCCCCACTGGATCGCCTTCGGCCCCCCCTTGATCGTGACCGCCGAACAGATCGACGCCATGATCGCCGTCCTCGATCGCAGCCTCGGCGAAATCCTGGCCGAGGAAGGCATCGAAGCCGGCCGCTGA
- a CDS encoding cupin domain-containing protein: MSRRIPPFRRSTTLTTLLALALGSGWAWREVVHAKERAALVPSQTIGLDQVPMSVANDQGKPVGKIGLYLQGETEGCSSLVTGRFVIDPGKSPHAPHVHPDEEIMVIESGHGEIFCDGKTTKVGPGSVMFSAPNVSHNINNTGDEPLAFYFVKWVPKTAR; encoded by the coding sequence ATGTCGCGACGTATCCCCCCCTTCCGCCGCTCCACGACTCTGACGACGCTGCTCGCCCTGGCCCTGGGATCGGGCTGGGCCTGGCGCGAGGTGGTCCATGCGAAGGAACGCGCCGCGCTCGTCCCCTCGCAGACCATCGGCCTCGATCAGGTGCCGATGTCGGTCGCCAACGATCAGGGCAAGCCGGTCGGGAAGATCGGCCTGTACCTGCAAGGCGAGACCGAAGGCTGCTCCAGCCTGGTGACGGGGAGGTTCGTCATCGACCCCGGCAAGTCGCCCCACGCCCCGCACGTCCATCCCGACGAGGAGATCATGGTCATCGAGTCGGGCCACGGCGAGATCTTCTGCGACGGCAAGACGACCAAGGTCGGCCCCGGCTCGGTGATGTTCTCGGCGCCGAACGTCTCGCACAACATCAACAACACGGGCGACGAACCGCTCGCGTTCTACTTCGTGAAGTGGGTCCCCAAGACGGCCCGCTGA
- a CDS encoding M20 family metallopeptidase, translating to MDHPQSIIDHLVKHRDRDRLVDTAFLLIDAPSPTGQAGKACDRLAEILEADGFEVERPDGGHPAAPAVVVRFETGKPGRTLQFNGHLDTVHLPFVPARVEDDLLRGSGASDMKGGVAAAVEALRMLRDSKALTAGSILLTAHDLHEAPWGDGRQLDRLIREGIVGDAVLLPEPLSDVLPTDGRGCATWKVRISRTGPPVHEVMRPMDEPSVIAAGAELVARLKRWDAKLAEIVHSICGSASVFIGQIHSGEIYNQYPQECRLEGTRRWLPGTDGRATETEFRTLLADLARESGTRIECDWLFIRDAFHLDQADPFVSIFQASYQQISNRRIPLGGKPFVDDGNSFWALAGVPAITHGPRAGGQHTVAEWADIADMERVALLYALTAVAYCASGRAQTEDEEWPQPAPYPI from the coding sequence ATGGATCATCCACAGAGCATTATCGATCATCTCGTCAAGCATCGGGACCGCGACCGGCTGGTCGACACGGCCTTTCTGCTGATCGACGCTCCGAGCCCCACCGGCCAGGCCGGGAAGGCCTGCGATCGACTGGCCGAGATCCTTGAGGCCGACGGCTTCGAGGTCGAGCGGCCCGACGGCGGGCATCCCGCCGCGCCGGCGGTCGTCGTCCGGTTCGAGACGGGAAAGCCGGGGCGGACGCTCCAGTTCAACGGCCACCTCGACACCGTCCACCTGCCGTTCGTCCCCGCCCGCGTCGAGGACGACTTGCTGCGCGGCAGCGGCGCGTCCGACATGAAGGGGGGCGTGGCCGCCGCGGTCGAGGCGCTCCGGATGCTCCGCGACTCCAAGGCCCTTACGGCCGGCTCAATCCTGCTGACGGCCCACGACCTGCACGAAGCCCCCTGGGGCGACGGCCGCCAGCTCGACCGCTTGATTCGCGAGGGGATCGTCGGCGACGCGGTGTTGCTCCCGGAACCGCTGTCCGACGTGTTGCCGACCGACGGCCGCGGCTGCGCGACGTGGAAGGTCCGCATCAGCCGCACCGGTCCGCCCGTCCATGAAGTGATGCGCCCGATGGACGAGCCCAGCGTGATCGCGGCGGGGGCCGAACTCGTCGCGCGGCTGAAGCGATGGGACGCGAAGCTGGCTGAGATCGTCCACTCGATCTGCGGTTCCGCGAGCGTCTTCATCGGCCAGATCCACTCGGGCGAGATCTACAACCAGTACCCTCAGGAATGCCGGCTCGAAGGCACCCGGCGATGGCTGCCGGGAACCGACGGCCGCGCGACCGAGACGGAATTCCGCACCCTGCTGGCCGACCTGGCGCGCGAGTCGGGGACGCGCATCGAATGCGACTGGCTGTTCATTCGCGATGCGTTCCATCTCGATCAGGCCGACCCGTTCGTCTCGATCTTTCAAGCGAGTTACCAGCAGATCTCGAACCGCCGCATCCCCCTGGGCGGCAAGCCGTTCGTGGATGACGGCAACAGTTTCTGGGCGTTGGCCGGCGTCCCGGCCATCACCCACGGCCCGCGCGCGGGCGGCCAGCACACGGTCGCCGAATGGGCCGACATCGCCGATATGGAACGCGTCGCCCTGCTCTACGCGCTCACGGCCGTGGCCTACTGTGCTTCGGGAAGAGCGCAAACGGAGGATGAGGAATGGCCGCAGCCGGCGCCGTACCCGATCTGA
- a CDS encoding SGNH/GDSL hydrolase family protein, giving the protein MPPLRVSTARPLFAGLLLVLAATSAKDVRADGPPKPWVFKDHDRIVFVGDTLIERDQRYGYLETVLTIENPSLDLTFRNLGWSGDTVRGLSRAGFDPPEAGFKALKEQVLAAKPTVLIVGYGMADSFDGPAGLSRFVEGYNAFLDAVAPAKARLVLLSPLPHEALPAPLPDPTAHNRDLALYAEAVGKIAQERNAAFIDLFNGVQRQRGGPRAGVAPDTDDGIHLTALGSWRLADSSFLVGSRKRTFTTLPFDVKDVEETDQVRKFVSFDSRLHRPLAPGDANDRTYVLQFQGLKPGRYVLKIDGRPVAARTAEEWAAGVGLPPWPAIEQVEQLRKTINEKNLLFFYRWRPQNITYLFGFRKHEQGRNAIEIPQFDPLVDAKEKEIARLRKPVAHTYELIRENEVSQ; this is encoded by the coding sequence TTGCCCCCTCTGCGCGTCTCGACCGCACGGCCGCTCTTCGCGGGCCTGCTCCTCGTCCTCGCCGCGACGTCGGCCAAGGATGTCCGAGCTGACGGCCCGCCCAAACCCTGGGTTTTCAAGGACCACGACCGCATCGTGTTCGTCGGCGATACGCTGATCGAGCGCGACCAGCGCTACGGCTATCTCGAAACGGTGCTGACGATCGAGAATCCGAGCCTCGACCTGACGTTTCGGAACCTCGGCTGGAGCGGCGACACGGTCCGCGGGCTCTCGCGAGCGGGCTTCGATCCCCCCGAAGCCGGGTTCAAGGCGCTCAAGGAACAGGTGCTGGCCGCCAAGCCCACCGTGCTGATCGTCGGCTACGGCATGGCCGACTCGTTCGACGGCCCGGCGGGGCTTTCCCGGTTCGTCGAAGGCTACAACGCCTTTCTCGATGCCGTCGCCCCGGCCAAGGCGCGGTTGGTGCTGCTCTCCCCCTTGCCGCACGAAGCCTTGCCGGCCCCGCTGCCCGACCCGACCGCCCACAACCGCGACCTGGCACTCTACGCCGAGGCCGTCGGCAAGATCGCGCAAGAACGCAATGCTGCGTTCATCGACCTGTTCAACGGCGTCCAGCGCCAGCGCGGGGGCCCCAGGGCCGGGGTCGCCCCCGATACCGACGACGGCATCCACCTGACGGCCCTGGGCTCGTGGCGGCTGGCGGACTCGTCCTTCTTGGTAGGCTCCAGGAAGCGGACCTTCACGACACTGCCGTTCGACGTGAAGGACGTCGAAGAGACGGATCAGGTCAGGAAGTTCGTCAGCTTCGATTCCCGACTGCACCGTCCGCTCGCCCCCGGCGATGCGAACGACCGGACGTACGTGCTCCAGTTCCAGGGCCTCAAGCCCGGTCGCTACGTACTGAAGATCGACGGCCGGCCCGTCGCCGCTAGGACCGCCGAGGAGTGGGCCGCTGGGGTCGGACTCCCGCCCTGGCCGGCGATCGAGCAGGTCGAGCAGCTTCGCAAGACGATCAACGAGAAGAACCTGCTGTTCTTCTATCGCTGGCGGCCGCAGAACATCACCTACCTCTTCGGATTCCGCAAGCACGAGCAGGGGCGGAACGCGATCGAGATCCCTCAGTTCGACCCGCTCGTCGACGCCAAGGAGAAGGAGATCGCCCGACTCCGCAAGCCCGTCGCCCACACTTACGAGCTGATCCGAGAGAACGAGGTGTCCCAATGA
- the plsY gene encoding glycerol-3-phosphate 1-O-acyltransferase PlsY: MTSFSLTALASYALGSVPFGYIVYYLATRTDVRTVGSGNIGATNVGRLLGFRYFVLVFVLDLLKGLLPTAGLPWLAGWLGLPTPAELPVVAALAAIVGHNFPVYLGFRGGKGVATSLGALLALDPIACAAATIGFFAVFLVTRYVSLSSMTGGVAFVAAYFARTAEPWSREHRAMSLLALAVVGLLILRHRKNIGRLIAGTETKVPLRGRKSGGPPSALPAGKIQPMILLSLAFAAVSIVAGASWLIHRARTPIEVQAGPWNLRETDRESTGQQRSTRVVFNDRGDKLAVMCPRYNRVLVYRIADDFTLELLSKIEVAGRPVAIAAAGDKLVVLLRPANDRKHLEPGWSEVFTFAGSQVGPRILAGYYPDDLSVTPDGRHLLVLCSGRAEGDADKPSPELTVLPADFGSNAPEPLGRVTFESGDDPDRLTVSSGGTRVLVSLAHSKQSIAVDLADLAAPVASGRTDLAADEFPYVSQAPDGDWIVMPTGRESEAVVVSAPHSSASPDYLVLTRPEDSALEIVQVSPRRTLGQFPVKGPFNLGGTETSGLAYCRPRSLLAVTTKPGTIHLIHLESRLDAADQVAATVPVR; encoded by the coding sequence ATGACGTCTTTCTCGCTGACCGCTCTCGCGTCGTACGCGCTCGGGTCAGTTCCGTTCGGCTATATCGTCTATTACCTGGCGACCCGGACCGACGTCCGAACGGTCGGATCGGGCAACATCGGCGCGACGAACGTGGGCCGGTTGCTCGGCTTCCGCTACTTTGTGCTCGTCTTCGTCCTCGACCTGCTCAAGGGGCTGCTGCCGACGGCGGGCTTGCCCTGGCTGGCGGGTTGGCTCGGCTTGCCGACGCCCGCCGAGCTGCCTGTCGTGGCGGCCCTGGCGGCGATCGTGGGGCACAACTTCCCCGTCTACCTCGGATTTCGAGGGGGCAAGGGGGTCGCCACCAGCCTGGGGGCGCTGCTGGCGCTCGATCCGATCGCCTGCGCCGCGGCAACGATCGGGTTCTTCGCGGTCTTCCTCGTCACGCGATACGTCTCGCTGTCGTCGATGACCGGGGGCGTTGCGTTCGTGGCCGCGTACTTCGCGCGAACCGCCGAGCCCTGGAGCCGGGAGCACCGCGCCATGAGCCTGCTCGCGCTGGCGGTCGTCGGACTGTTGATCCTCCGGCACCGCAAGAACATCGGCCGCCTGATCGCCGGGACCGAAACCAAGGTTCCGCTTCGAGGTCGAAAATCGGGGGGGCCTCCGTCCGCTCTGCCGGCCGGCAAGATTCAGCCGATGATCCTTCTGAGCCTCGCGTTCGCGGCTGTCTCGATCGTCGCGGGGGCGTCGTGGCTGATCCATCGCGCTCGGACTCCGATCGAGGTCCAGGCGGGACCGTGGAACCTGCGGGAGACCGACCGCGAGTCGACGGGCCAGCAGCGATCGACCCGCGTCGTCTTCAACGACCGAGGGGACAAGCTCGCGGTGATGTGCCCGCGCTACAACCGCGTGCTGGTGTACCGCATCGCCGACGATTTCACTCTCGAACTCCTGTCGAAGATCGAAGTCGCCGGCCGACCGGTGGCGATCGCGGCGGCGGGCGATAAGCTTGTCGTTCTCCTGCGTCCCGCGAATGACCGGAAGCATCTGGAACCCGGCTGGTCCGAGGTCTTCACCTTTGCCGGCTCGCAGGTCGGGCCGCGAATCCTCGCCGGCTATTACCCTGACGACCTGAGCGTGACGCCCGACGGCCGCCATCTTCTGGTTCTGTGTTCCGGACGCGCCGAGGGGGACGCGGACAAGCCGTCGCCCGAACTGACCGTCCTGCCGGCCGACTTCGGCTCGAACGCCCCCGAGCCGCTAGGCCGCGTGACTTTCGAGTCCGGCGACGATCCCGACCGCCTGACAGTCTCATCGGGGGGGACGCGCGTCCTGGTGTCGCTCGCGCATTCGAAGCAGTCGATCGCCGTGGACCTCGCCGACCTCGCCGCTCCGGTCGCATCGGGTCGCACTGATCTCGCGGCCGACGAATTCCCCTACGTTTCGCAGGCGCCCGACGGCGACTGGATCGTCATGCCGACGGGCCGCGAGTCCGAGGCGGTCGTCGTGTCGGCTCCGCACTCGTCAGCCTCCCCCGACTACCTCGTCCTGACCCGGCCCGAGGACTCGGCGCTCGAGATCGTTCAGGTGTCGCCCCGGCGCACGCTGGGCCAGTTCCCCGTGAAGGGGCCGTTCAACCTCGGCGGGACCGAGACGTCGGGCCTGGCCTATTGCCGACCACGGAGTCTCCTGGCCGTCACCACAAAGCCGGGGACCATCCATCTGATCCACCTTGAGTCTCGACTCGACGCCGCCGATCAGGTCGCCGCGACGGTCCCGGTTCGATGA
- a CDS encoding sugar phosphate nucleotidyltransferase — MKAVILAGGKGTRLRPYTHVLPKPLMPLGEDDPMPIIEVVLRQLVRFGFLDVTIITGYLSELMESFCGDGRKFGARISYRREVTPLGTAGGLTLLNRPTEPVLVINGDILTTLDYGAMHAFHRDRGAAATIASYPREVKIDFGVLQFGDDPHVLTGYQEKPEYSFQVSMGVYILDPQAWDFLKAGEAVTMPELLEAMRTTGKAVHCYRQKCYWLDIGRHDDYATANEIFDNRRAAFLGQTDKSILKIGRDQ; from the coding sequence ATGAAGGCCGTGATTCTGGCGGGTGGCAAGGGGACGAGGCTGCGGCCCTATACGCACGTTCTGCCCAAGCCGTTGATGCCGCTCGGCGAGGACGACCCGATGCCGATCATCGAGGTCGTGCTCCGCCAGCTCGTCCGGTTCGGCTTTCTCGACGTCACGATCATCACCGGCTACCTCAGCGAACTGATGGAGAGCTTCTGCGGCGACGGCCGGAAGTTCGGCGCTCGGATCTCGTATCGCCGCGAGGTCACGCCGCTGGGGACCGCCGGCGGTCTCACGCTGCTGAACCGGCCGACCGAGCCCGTGCTCGTCATCAACGGCGACATCCTCACGACGCTCGATTATGGCGCGATGCACGCGTTCCATCGCGACCGAGGGGCCGCCGCCACGATCGCGTCGTATCCGCGCGAGGTCAAAATCGACTTCGGCGTCCTCCAGTTCGGCGACGATCCGCACGTCTTGACGGGATACCAGGAAAAGCCCGAGTATTCGTTCCAGGTGAGCATGGGCGTTTACATCCTCGACCCCCAGGCCTGGGACTTCCTCAAGGCCGGGGAAGCCGTCACCATGCCCGAGCTGCTCGAAGCCATGCGAACGACCGGCAAGGCGGTCCACTGCTACCGGCAGAAGTGCTACTGGCTCGACATCGGCCGGCACGACGACTACGCCACGGCCAACGAGATCTTCGACAACCGCCGAGCCGCGTTCCTCGGGCAGACCGACAAGTCGATCCTCAAAATCGGGCGCGACCAGTGA
- a CDS encoding MFS transporter, whose amino-acid sequence MPHRRMVTAALLVAMTVTALEQLVVSPAMPTIISQLKGFEIYPWVVSAYLLAATVSTPIYGKLADLFGRKRVLLFGLALFSAGSMLSGAAQSMGQLIAMRSIQGLGAGAVGPIVLTLLGDLFTLKERARIQGLFAAVWGLSSVAGPMIGGWLTVELGWRWVFFVSVPFAAIAIVMLVVAVHERVEPRRVAPIDWAGAGLLTAGLSGLLLIVLDGASLGLTNCLILGAATLALMTGFVAWERRAADPILPIDLMTRRVIATSVAGSFLIGGILFGIETYVPLYVQGVLGGTAKEAGRALMPLFLAWAVSVTVAARAVVRWGFRGAGVFGSCFIAAGMLTLAVGAAYPSTARLTFAVGLVVMGIGMGPTSLSFILAVQHAVNWGQRGVATGAVQFFRTIGGAIGVGALGGALAWELSRLLKIAGAAGVDVGSALRTETHHLLPTGALALVQTSLAHSLRDVYLMMVFLSVGCLVCAVWLPGQGEPASSETDQAAEAQPVDIENLAIAGGEA is encoded by the coding sequence ATGCCGCATCGGCGGATGGTGACGGCGGCGTTGCTGGTGGCGATGACGGTCACGGCGCTTGAGCAGCTTGTGGTTTCGCCGGCGATGCCGACGATCATCTCGCAGCTCAAGGGGTTCGAGATTTATCCGTGGGTCGTGTCGGCGTATCTGCTGGCCGCCACGGTCAGTACGCCGATCTACGGCAAGCTGGCCGACCTGTTCGGTCGCAAGCGAGTGCTGCTGTTCGGGCTGGCGCTCTTCAGCGCGGGGTCGATGCTTTCGGGCGCGGCGCAGAGCATGGGGCAGTTGATCGCGATGCGGTCGATCCAGGGGCTGGGCGCGGGGGCCGTGGGGCCGATCGTTCTGACCCTGCTCGGCGACCTCTTCACGCTGAAAGAGCGGGCGCGGATTCAGGGGCTTTTCGCCGCCGTCTGGGGGCTGTCGAGCGTCGCCGGGCCGATGATCGGCGGCTGGCTCACGGTCGAGCTGGGATGGCGCTGGGTCTTCTTCGTCAGCGTCCCATTCGCGGCGATCGCGATCGTGATGCTCGTGGTGGCGGTTCACGAGCGGGTCGAGCCGCGCCGGGTGGCGCCGATCGACTGGGCCGGCGCAGGGTTGCTGACGGCGGGGCTGTCGGGGCTGTTGCTGATCGTGCTGGACGGCGCCTCGCTCGGGCTGACGAACTGCCTGATCCTGGGCGCGGCGACCCTCGCCTTGATGACGGGCTTCGTGGCCTGGGAGCGCCGCGCGGCCGATCCGATCCTGCCGATCGACTTGATGACCCGGCGGGTGATCGCGACCTCCGTGGCGGGCAGCTTCTTGATCGGCGGCATCCTCTTCGGGATCGAGACATACGTGCCTCTGTACGTGCAAGGGGTGCTCGGCGGGACCGCCAAGGAGGCGGGCAGAGCGCTCATGCCGTTGTTCTTGGCCTGGGCGGTTAGCGTCACCGTGGCGGCCCGGGCGGTGGTGCGGTGGGGGTTCCGGGGCGCCGGCGTGTTCGGATCGTGCTTCATCGCGGCGGGCATGCTGACGCTCGCGGTCGGGGCGGCTTACCCGTCGACCGCCAGACTGACGTTCGCGGTGGGGTTGGTCGTGATGGGGATCGGGATGGGGCCGACTTCATTAAGCTTCATCCTCGCGGTGCAGCACGCGGTGAACTGGGGCCAACGGGGTGTGGCGACGGGCGCCGTGCAGTTCTTCCGGACCATCGGCGGGGCGATCGGCGTCGGCGCTCTTGGCGGCGCCCTGGCCTGGGAGCTCTCGCGGTTGCTGAAGATCGCCGGCGCGGCGGGCGTCGACGTAGGCTCGGCCTTGCGGACCGAGACGCACCACCTGCTCCCGACCGGCGCCCTGGCCCTCGTCCAGACGAGCCTCGCTCATTCGCTGCGGGACGTCTACTTGATGATGGTGTTCCTGTCCGTCGGCTGCCTGGTCTGCGCCGTCTGGCTGCCGGGCCAGGGCGAACCGGCGTCGTCCGAGACCGACCAGGCCGCCGAGGCCCAGCCGGTCGACATCGAGAACCTTGCGATCGCCGGCGGCGAGGCGTGA
- a CDS encoding Uma2 family endonuclease, whose translation MSTTTSTPGTPGSVPAAVVSTLYRLSVDQYEAMADAEILTEQDQVELINGFLVTKMTKKPAHSVAARAVAEALVRLAPDGYFVTREDPIRIGGVSEPEPGAAVVRGRSRDYARRHPDSAQVALIVEVADSSLSLDRTEKLRIYASGEIPVYWIVNIVDGRLEVYSQPEAGTYQVVRTLDPTEAVTVVVDGRELGAVAVADILP comes from the coding sequence ATGAGCACGACGACATCGACGCCGGGGACCCCGGGCTCGGTTCCGGCCGCCGTCGTTTCGACGCTCTACAGGCTGAGCGTCGACCAGTACGAGGCGATGGCGGACGCCGAGATCTTGACCGAACAGGATCAGGTCGAGCTTATCAACGGGTTTCTGGTGACCAAGATGACGAAGAAACCCGCGCATTCCGTCGCGGCCCGCGCCGTGGCCGAAGCACTCGTCAGGCTGGCGCCAGACGGGTATTTCGTAACGCGGGAAGACCCGATCCGCATCGGCGGCGTCAGCGAGCCCGAGCCCGGCGCGGCGGTCGTTCGCGGGCGGTCGCGCGATTATGCGAGGCGGCATCCCGACTCGGCCCAGGTCGCCCTGATCGTCGAGGTGGCCGATTCGAGTCTCAGCCTCGACCGCACGGAGAAGCTCCGAATTTACGCGTCGGGTGAAATCCCCGTCTACTGGATCGTCAACATCGTCGATGGTCGACTGGAAGTCTATTCGCAGCCCGAGGCGGGGACATATCAGGTCGTCCGGACTCTCGATCCAACCGAAGCGGTCACGGTCGTCGTCGACGGCCGCGAGCTGGGCGCAGTGGCGGTGGCGGATATCCTGCCCTGA